A region of Streptomyces cinnamoneus DNA encodes the following proteins:
- a CDS encoding DMT family transporter, with product MSTVATPTPSASPSSPSTSAPTASPASPAPGKGQEQGPRRIDWRIRFGVLSLIWGFSFVFIKLGTDGFAPPYVSFGRMFFGALVLMAALLVTRQRLPRSARTWGHLTVAAFLCNALPFTLFAYAELTISTTLAGICNATTPLWGMVLSLVALSEDRPTRRRFAGLGLGFVGVLIVLGVWQGFSGQDPKGTGLALIAAASYAVGWIYVRRTLSGTGDSHLAMSGSQLLLGAVQLGVVAPLLSPLPTAFPTVPLLAVFALGALGTGLAFLLQYALVAEVGPTTATLTTYFIPVVSTTAGVALLGEGLSWNTPVGAVIVLAGAALTQGKGSTKAAGAKVVAAGSEPAKAQSS from the coding sequence ATGAGCACCGTCGCCACACCCACGCCATCCGCCAGCCCCTCCTCCCCATCCACCTCGGCCCCCACCGCCTCTCCGGCATCTCCGGCCCCCGGGAAGGGGCAGGAGCAGGGCCCGCGCAGGATCGACTGGCGGATACGGTTCGGGGTCCTCTCCCTGATCTGGGGCTTCAGCTTCGTCTTCATCAAGCTCGGCACCGACGGCTTCGCCCCGCCGTACGTCTCCTTCGGCCGCATGTTCTTCGGCGCGCTGGTGCTCATGGCCGCCCTGCTGGTCACGCGGCAGCGACTGCCGCGCTCCGCCCGGACCTGGGGGCACCTGACGGTCGCGGCGTTCCTGTGCAACGCCCTTCCCTTCACGCTTTTCGCCTACGCCGAGCTGACGATCTCGACCACCCTGGCCGGCATCTGCAACGCCACCACCCCGCTGTGGGGCATGGTGCTCTCCCTGGTGGCGCTCTCCGAGGACCGGCCGACCCGCCGCCGGTTCGCCGGCCTCGGTCTCGGGTTCGTCGGCGTGCTGATCGTCCTGGGCGTGTGGCAGGGCTTCTCGGGGCAGGACCCGAAGGGCACCGGCCTGGCGCTGATCGCCGCCGCCAGCTACGCCGTCGGCTGGATCTACGTCCGGCGCACGCTCTCCGGCACCGGCGACTCCCACCTGGCGATGTCCGGCAGCCAGCTGCTCCTCGGCGCGGTGCAGCTCGGCGTGGTCGCCCCGCTGCTCAGCCCCCTGCCCACCGCCTTCCCCACCGTGCCGCTGCTCGCGGTCTTCGCCCTCGGCGCACTCGGCACCGGTCTGGCGTTCCTGCTCCAGTACGCCCTCGTGGCCGAGGTCGGTCCGACCACCGCGACGCTGACGACCTACTTCATCCCGGTCGTGTCGACCACGGCGGGCGTGGCGCTCCTCGGCGAGGGGCTCAGCTGGAACACCCCCGTCGGTGCGGTGATCGTCCTCGCCGGCGCGGCGCTCACCCAGGGCAAGGGGAGCACCAAGGCCGCCGGCGCCAAGGTCGTCGCGGCGGGTTCCGAGCCGGCGAAGGCGCAGTCGTCCTGA
- a CDS encoding NACHT and WD repeat domain-containing protein, whose product MSEPGDPQSGDEEARQHAAAPGSARIYQAGRDQHIAERDLHLHYQDGVRRARRTAPGTRHGECPYPGLAAFTADQERWFFGRDAMTADLLIRLDERLNGGGPLMVVAPSGAGKSSLLRAGLLPALARGALPAAGSADWPRVLFTPTAHPMTALASSLAEATGVGPQELISALATSPQACVALLRRPPRGPSGGSSQAVRRMVLVIDQLEEAFTLCHSARERRDFLDVLTALAQPCPDGTAPVALVVFGLRADFYAPCADYPQLRTALQNGQIVVGPMTEGDLREAILFPAAAAGLQVEPGLVELLLRDLGAHAQRTTANTPVGQELPGAYDAGRLPLLAHALRATWQQRHGSTLTVDGYQATGGIRHAIATTAESLFTTLDAPGQAAARTLFLRMVMVGDRCEDTRRPASYTDLFIAGGQSRTTAAVIDTFTRGRLLTRQQDTVEISHEALLHAWPRLHRWINTDRAGHITHQNLEQAATEWEHAHRDTDLLYRGTRLETALAWADRAHQDDITTTTGAFLAASTRHERRAARLRRSVIAILAALALIASAAAVIAFQQRATATAQRGTAVFNQVKAQADRLRDSQSSLAAQLDLAAHRMRPDDPDVRTRLIDDANSPLSRPLPGAAGPFNAMVFSPDGRLLAGGRDDGTLQLWRFSDAAHAEPVGHVTSSSRGGPVFSVAFSHHGSLLATANNDGAVRLFDISDPTHPRLLGHTPLTSAATGPAAFSMAFSPDDKTMASASNNKWAQLWDISDPRRPTARGRTPASSQSGFVTAVAFSPNGHTLASRTDEGLQLWDTRNPAAPVSLGYAAGGIAGDNGNVVAFSPDGHTVAAGSADGTVQMWDVSQALHPTSLGRPLIGHLSEVTAVAFSSDGKTLASASTDHTVRLWKLADPAAVKPQERLTGHVTDVRTVAFAPSGSTLVTAGTDKAAQLWDLGHNVLTRDTSITTQAFSPDSQTMTTASQDGVIRRWNISDSNHPALLDSARLSANPDRVTLSPDSHTVAIVDSNHSDIRLWNVTDLRSPKLIGAAPGTSDTKLFFVWMAFSPNGHTFAASDQTGPWLWEITGSAHITLVHRQIAGAGEYGVRELAFSPNGHLLAGLQDGDEGGVRLWRITDPAHPEQLGHAPVRSGLTMAFSPDGNYIATGGEDGTISLWKIADPGRPAATSTFSARTGSVGTIAFSPDGHALTTGGADGAIRLWNVSAPSRPVAFGQPLTSHTGEVSLVAFSPTGRTLFSTGMDGTVRLWDTDINRTIARICDVTKTTLNRQQWQERLPGLPFNPPCA is encoded by the coding sequence ATGAGCGAGCCAGGGGATCCGCAGTCCGGCGATGAGGAGGCGCGTCAGCATGCCGCGGCCCCCGGCTCGGCACGGATCTACCAGGCTGGCCGTGACCAGCACATCGCGGAACGGGATCTTCACCTGCATTATCAGGATGGGGTACGCCGGGCCCGCCGGACCGCGCCGGGCACACGGCATGGGGAGTGTCCATATCCGGGCCTGGCTGCCTTCACCGCCGATCAGGAACGCTGGTTCTTCGGCCGGGACGCGATGACCGCAGATCTGCTGATCCGGCTGGACGAGCGGCTGAACGGCGGCGGGCCGCTCATGGTGGTCGCACCGTCCGGGGCGGGCAAGTCCTCGCTCCTGCGGGCCGGTCTGCTGCCCGCCCTCGCACGCGGCGCCCTGCCCGCCGCTGGATCGGCGGACTGGCCGCGCGTGCTGTTCACGCCCACCGCGCACCCGATGACTGCTCTCGCTTCCAGTCTCGCCGAGGCCACCGGCGTCGGACCGCAGGAGCTGATCAGCGCATTGGCGACCAGCCCGCAGGCATGCGTGGCGCTGCTGAGGAGGCCGCCCCGCGGGCCATCGGGCGGCAGTTCCCAGGCGGTCCGCCGCATGGTCCTGGTCATCGACCAATTGGAAGAGGCGTTCACCCTCTGCCACAGCGCACGGGAGCGCCGCGACTTCCTCGACGTACTGACCGCCCTCGCCCAGCCGTGTCCGGACGGCACGGCTCCGGTCGCGCTGGTGGTGTTCGGTCTACGGGCGGACTTCTACGCGCCGTGCGCCGACTACCCACAACTGCGAACTGCCTTACAGAACGGGCAGATCGTGGTTGGCCCGATGACGGAGGGTGACCTCAGGGAGGCGATCTTGTTCCCGGCGGCAGCTGCCGGCCTGCAGGTCGAGCCAGGCCTGGTCGAGCTGCTGCTGCGTGATCTCGGTGCGCATGCCCAGCGCACCACGGCGAACACCCCGGTCGGCCAAGAGCTGCCGGGGGCCTATGATGCAGGACGGCTGCCGCTGCTGGCCCACGCCCTGCGGGCCACCTGGCAGCAACGCCACGGCAGCACACTCACAGTGGACGGCTACCAGGCCACCGGCGGAATTCGCCATGCCATCGCCACCACTGCGGAGAGCCTCTTCACCACCCTCGACGCGCCCGGGCAGGCGGCCGCCCGCACGCTGTTCCTGCGCATGGTCATGGTCGGTGACCGCTGTGAGGACACCCGGCGCCCGGCCTCCTATACGGACCTGTTCATCGCAGGCGGTCAGTCCAGGACCACCGCTGCGGTCATCGACACTTTCACCCGCGGCCGACTGCTGACCCGACAGCAGGACACCGTGGAGATCAGCCACGAGGCACTGCTGCACGCATGGCCCAGGCTGCACCGTTGGATCAACACCGACCGGGCCGGCCACATCACCCACCAGAACCTCGAACAAGCCGCCACCGAGTGGGAACATGCCCACCGCGACACCGACCTGCTCTACCGGGGCACCCGCCTGGAGACGGCCCTCGCCTGGGCCGACCGCGCACACCAAGACGACATCACCACCACAACAGGAGCTTTTCTCGCCGCGTCCACCCGCCATGAACGCCGTGCCGCCCGGCTACGCCGCTCAGTGATCGCCATCCTGGCTGCCCTGGCGCTAATTGCTTCCGCTGCCGCGGTCATAGCCTTCCAGCAACGTGCCACCGCCACAGCGCAGCGTGGCACAGCCGTCTTCAACCAGGTTAAAGCCCAGGCCGACCGCCTGCGCGACAGCCAGTCCTCACTCGCCGCACAGCTCGACCTCGCTGCCCACCGCATGCGACCCGACGACCCCGACGTGCGAACCCGGCTCATCGACGACGCAAACAGCCCACTGTCGAGGCCCCTCCCCGGTGCCGCCGGGCCGTTCAACGCCATGGTGTTCAGCCCTGACGGCCGGCTGTTGGCCGGTGGCCGCGATGACGGAACGCTCCAGCTCTGGAGGTTCAGTGACGCCGCCCACGCAGAGCCCGTCGGTCATGTGACCAGCAGCTCACGGGGCGGCCCGGTCTTCAGCGTGGCCTTCAGCCATCACGGGAGTCTGCTCGCCACGGCCAACAACGACGGCGCGGTCCGCCTCTTTGACATCAGCGACCCCACACATCCCAGGCTGCTCGGTCACACGCCGCTCACCAGCGCGGCCACCGGTCCGGCCGCCTTCTCCATGGCCTTCAGCCCGGACGACAAGACGATGGCCAGCGCCAGCAACAACAAGTGGGCCCAACTGTGGGACATCTCAGACCCGCGTCGCCCCACAGCACGGGGCCGCACACCGGCCAGCAGTCAGAGCGGCTTCGTCACCGCTGTGGCCTTCAGCCCGAATGGCCACACCCTCGCAAGCCGTACAGACGAGGGACTCCAACTGTGGGACACCCGCAATCCGGCTGCCCCGGTGTCCTTGGGATATGCCGCTGGAGGCATCGCGGGCGACAACGGTAACGTCGTTGCCTTCAGCCCCGACGGACATACAGTGGCAGCTGGCTCGGCGGACGGCACCGTGCAGATGTGGGACGTATCCCAAGCGCTCCACCCGACATCTCTGGGACGGCCTCTGATCGGCCATCTCTCGGAGGTCACCGCGGTGGCCTTCAGCTCTGATGGAAAGACGCTCGCCAGCGCGAGCACGGATCACACCGTACGGCTGTGGAAACTGGCCGATCCGGCCGCAGTGAAGCCGCAGGAGCGGCTGACCGGCCACGTCACCGACGTCCGCACCGTGGCCTTCGCTCCAAGCGGAAGCACACTGGTCACGGCCGGGACCGACAAGGCCGCCCAACTGTGGGACCTCGGGCATAACGTCCTGACCAGGGACACATCCATCACCACCCAGGCGTTCAGCCCCGACAGCCAGACCATGACCACAGCGAGCCAGGACGGGGTGATCCGCCGTTGGAACATATCCGACTCGAATCATCCAGCACTGCTGGACAGCGCTCGCCTCAGCGCCAACCCAGACCGCGTCACCCTCAGCCCGGATTCCCACACAGTCGCCATCGTTGACAGCAACCACAGCGATATACGGCTATGGAACGTCACTGACCTCCGCAGCCCGAAGCTGATCGGCGCCGCACCAGGCACCAGCGACACCAAACTATTCTTCGTCTGGATGGCGTTCAGCCCGAACGGGCACACCTTTGCCGCCAGCGACCAGACCGGCCCATGGCTCTGGGAAATCACCGGCTCCGCACATATCACGCTGGTCCACCGGCAGATTGCCGGCGCCGGGGAATACGGGGTGCGGGAACTGGCCTTCAGCCCCAACGGACATCTTCTCGCCGGCTTGCAAGACGGCGACGAAGGAGGGGTGCGCCTGTGGCGCATCACGGACCCCGCTCATCCTGAGCAGCTCGGCCACGCCCCGGTCCGGAGTGGCTTAACGATGGCGTTCAGCCCGGACGGCAACTACATCGCCACTGGCGGAGAGGACGGCACCATAAGCCTGTGGAAGATCGCCGACCCAGGCCGTCCCGCAGCCACGAGCACCTTCTCAGCCCGCACCGGCAGTGTCGGCACGATCGCCTTCAGCCCCGACGGACACGCTCTGACCACAGGCGGCGCGGACGGCGCGATCAGGCTGTGGAATGTGTCCGCCCCCTCCCGGCCTGTTGCGTTCGGACAGCCGCTCACCAGCCATACAGGCGAGGTCTCTTTGGTCGCGTTCAGCCCGACGGGGCGCACGCTGTTCAGTACTGGGATGGACGGAACGGTACGGCTGTGGGACACCGACATCAACCGGACCATCGCCCGAATCTGCGATGTCACCAAAACGACCCTCAACCGCCAGCAATGGCAGGAGCGTCTCCCAGGGCTGCCGTTCAACCCGCCATGCGCGTAA
- a CDS encoding PadR family transcriptional regulator, with product MRFHGHGHEHHGPGPYGPPGFGGRRAFGPFGPPFGGPPFGGRGRGGPGGRARRGDVRASILALLKDRPMHGYEMIREIAERSGGAWKPSPGSVYPTLQLLEDEGLIASESEGGKKLFTLTESGRAEADAGPATPWEDVGRGVDWEAMQEIRQAGFGLMEAFGQVWKTGSAEQREKALAVINETRKKLYLILADEG from the coding sequence ATGCGTTTCCATGGACATGGTCATGAGCACCACGGCCCCGGCCCGTACGGGCCGCCCGGCTTCGGCGGCCGTCGTGCCTTCGGGCCCTTCGGGCCGCCTTTCGGGGGGCCGCCCTTCGGTGGCCGCGGGCGTGGTGGCCCCGGCGGCAGGGCGCGGCGCGGGGACGTGCGCGCGTCGATCCTCGCCCTGCTCAAGGACCGTCCGATGCACGGTTACGAGATGATCCGGGAGATCGCCGAACGCAGTGGCGGCGCGTGGAAGCCGAGCCCCGGCTCCGTCTATCCCACGCTCCAGCTGCTTGAGGACGAAGGGCTGATCGCCAGTGAGAGCGAGGGCGGCAAGAAGCTGTTCACGCTCACCGAGTCCGGCCGCGCCGAGGCCGACGCCGGCCCCGCCACCCCGTGGGAGGACGTCGGGCGCGGCGTCGACTGGGAGGCGATGCAGGAGATCCGCCAGGCGGGCTTCGGCCTGATGGAGGCCTTCGGGCAGGTCTGGAAGACCGGCAGCGCCGAGCAGCGGGAGAAGGCCCTGGCGGTCATCAACGAGACGCGCAAGAAGCTGTACCTGATCCTGGCCGACGAGGGCTGA
- a CDS encoding glycoside hydrolase family 3 N-terminal domain-containing protein: MTLDEKIGQMVQIAVVRLQGDCRDGGGELGEACMKTVLHDHAVGSVLSGGGMGPPRNTPRDWARMVNAVQKYAVEHSRLHVPVLYGADAVHGHNNVLGATVFPHQIGLAASWDPSLVHDTARATARAVAATGIDWNFAPVADLARDRRWGRYYETYGEDPLLAGALAAAGVRGTEGAGGVKDVASTVKHFGGYSEPANGHDRVPADVSPRYLQDTLLAPYRTAVEAGAKTVMVNSGAVNGVPVTASRHLLTQVLRRQWGFTGVTVSDWQDVRALWTRYKVAADYPHAVALAVNAGVDMAMEPYEAGDFTGALRTAVRQGLVSRERVDEAAGRVLRLKFGLGLFERPYVDAERADADVAGAARDLARRAAADSQVLLRNERHTLPVRATAKKVVVAGSFADDIDDQAGGWTVGWQRVPGGVRLPGTTVLAGIEQAAPAGTRVVHAPDPADAVAEARDADVTVVVVGERAAAEGEADSPRPELSADQQSLVGALKATGRPVVVVVLAGRPLVLGDAAGTDGLLMSWLPGTEGGHAVADVLFGRTDPSGRLPVSWPRRTGNEPLYHQQLPGTNSGAESAHDVAYDFGAGLSYTTYRFDAVTLAAASVPAGDDVRIGVRVANTGGRDGDLVVPVYASRPVSEVLAPPRRLVAFTKVRLRAGEEKTVRLTVPARALAVTPGDVDGAGSPRVERGTYTFTAGSRTAALEVT, encoded by the coding sequence ATGACGCTCGACGAAAAGATCGGGCAGATGGTCCAGATCGCCGTCGTCAGGCTCCAGGGCGACTGCCGCGACGGCGGCGGCGAGCTCGGCGAGGCCTGCATGAAGACCGTGCTCCACGACCACGCGGTCGGCTCCGTCCTCTCCGGCGGCGGCATGGGACCGCCCCGCAACACGCCGCGCGACTGGGCCCGCATGGTCAACGCGGTGCAGAAGTACGCCGTGGAGCACAGCCGGCTGCACGTCCCCGTCCTCTACGGAGCCGACGCCGTCCACGGTCACAACAACGTGCTCGGTGCCACCGTCTTCCCCCACCAGATCGGGCTCGCCGCCTCCTGGGACCCCTCACTCGTCCACGACACGGCCCGGGCGACGGCCCGCGCCGTCGCCGCCACCGGCATCGACTGGAACTTCGCGCCCGTCGCCGACCTCGCCCGGGACCGGCGCTGGGGGCGCTACTACGAGACATACGGCGAGGACCCGCTGCTCGCGGGCGCCCTGGCCGCGGCCGGCGTACGGGGCACCGAGGGCGCCGGAGGCGTGAAGGACGTCGCCTCCACGGTGAAGCACTTCGGCGGGTACTCCGAACCCGCCAACGGTCACGACCGCGTGCCCGCCGACGTCTCGCCCCGCTACCTCCAGGACACCCTCCTCGCGCCGTACCGCACGGCGGTCGAGGCGGGGGCGAAGACGGTGATGGTCAACTCCGGTGCCGTCAACGGCGTGCCGGTGACCGCCTCCCGCCACCTCCTGACCCAGGTGCTGCGCCGTCAGTGGGGGTTCACCGGGGTGACGGTCTCCGACTGGCAGGACGTCCGTGCCCTGTGGACGAGGTACAAGGTCGCGGCGGACTACCCGCACGCCGTCGCGCTGGCCGTCAACGCCGGCGTCGACATGGCGATGGAGCCGTACGAGGCGGGCGACTTCACCGGAGCCCTGCGCACGGCCGTACGACAGGGGTTGGTCTCCCGGGAGCGCGTCGACGAGGCGGCCGGACGCGTGCTGCGGCTCAAGTTCGGCCTCGGGCTCTTCGAGAGGCCGTACGTCGACGCCGAGCGCGCGGACGCCGACGTCGCGGGGGCCGCCCGGGACCTGGCCCGGCGTGCCGCAGCCGACTCGCAGGTGCTGCTGCGCAACGAGCGTCACACCCTGCCGGTGCGGGCGACGGCGAAGAAGGTCGTCGTCGCGGGCTCCTTCGCGGACGACATCGACGACCAGGCGGGCGGCTGGACCGTCGGCTGGCAACGGGTGCCCGGCGGAGTGCGGCTGCCCGGCACGACCGTGCTCGCGGGGATCGAACAGGCCGCGCCCGCGGGCACCCGCGTCGTCCATGCCCCGGACCCCGCCGACGCGGTGGCCGAGGCCCGGGACGCCGACGTGACCGTGGTGGTCGTCGGCGAGAGGGCCGCCGCCGAAGGCGAGGCGGACAGCCCGCGCCCCGAACTCTCCGCGGACCAGCAGTCCCTGGTCGGAGCGCTGAAGGCGACCGGCAGGCCCGTCGTCGTGGTGGTGCTCGCCGGGCGCCCGCTCGTCCTGGGCGACGCGGCGGGGACGGACGGCCTGCTGATGTCGTGGCTGCCCGGCACCGAAGGCGGCCACGCCGTGGCGGACGTGCTGTTCGGCCGGACCGACCCGAGCGGACGCCTGCCGGTGTCCTGGCCCCGCAGGACCGGCAACGAACCGCTCTACCACCAGCAGTTGCCCGGTACGAACTCCGGCGCCGAGTCGGCCCACGACGTGGCGTACGACTTCGGTGCCGGCCTGTCGTACACCACGTACCGCTTCGACGCGGTCACCCTGGCCGCCGCATCCGTCCCGGCGGGCGACGACGTGCGGATCGGCGTACGGGTCGCCAACACCGGGGGGCGCGACGGCGACCTGGTGGTTCCGGTGTACGCGTCACGGCCGGTGAGCGAGGTGCTGGCGCCGCCGCGCAGACTCGTGGCCTTCACCAAGGTGCGCCTGAGGGCGGGGGAGGAGAAGACCGTGCGGCTCACCGTGCCCGCGCGGGCTCTCGCGGTGACCCCGGGCGACGTCGACGGCGCCGGGTCCCCGCGCGTCGAGCGGGGGACGTACACGTTCACCGCGGGGTCGCGGACGGCCGCGCTGGAGGTCACCTAG
- a CDS encoding Clp protease N-terminal domain-containing protein — protein MELASAVAGARRRAARDGDRQVDTAHLLHTLLEADPEARAAFDGGPAQVARLLGYLVQRTIGYGLRWSGTVEDSGALPVLPGDGVPGWSPAAAEAMREAHVRALARRSGPVRGTDLLAALLRDRQCRAVDVLHRAGVDTALLATRLAHAACSECS, from the coding sequence ATGGAGCTCGCCTCGGCGGTCGCGGGCGCCCGCAGGCGTGCCGCGCGCGACGGCGACCGGCAGGTCGACACCGCCCACCTGCTCCACACGCTGCTCGAGGCCGACCCCGAGGCCCGCGCCGCCTTCGACGGCGGCCCCGCCCAGGTCGCCCGGCTGCTCGGCTACCTCGTCCAGCGCACCATCGGCTACGGGCTGCGCTGGAGCGGCACCGTCGAGGACTCGGGCGCCCTGCCCGTGCTGCCCGGCGACGGCGTACCCGGCTGGTCGCCGGCCGCGGCCGAGGCCATGCGTGAGGCGCATGTGCGGGCCCTGGCGCGCCGGTCGGGCCCGGTGCGGGGGACGGACCTGCTCGCCGCCCTGCTGCGCGACCGGCAGTGCCGCGCCGTCGACGTCCTGCACCGGGCCGGCGTCGACACCGCGCTGCTGGCCACGCGCCTGGCCCACGCCGCCTGTTCGGAGTGCTCCTGA
- a CDS encoding DMT family transporter: MHNSSLPACPSSGGPRTGSGVSVGRGLVYVTVAAVAWGTSGATAALVFDSSGLGPLALTFWRTFGGFLLMLAVLAVRRAPRRQAAPGPYEPKGRRVVRALVVGAGFTVFQAAYFAAVDGTGIAVGTVVTLGAAPVMVALGSRLLMGERLGAGGRVAVAGALAGLAVLMLGGDGTGEVRPAGVAMGLLSGAGYALLTVATRYFGGRGRGTDPFTTTLTSLGVGTVCVLPLALAEGLWPRAHELGRTVGLLAYLVTVPTVLAYGLFFAGLVAVRGTTVTVITLLEPVTAAALAVAFLGEHLTTATAVGTAVLLSAVVALAWAETRGTAASVPVAGGGPVTPEPAGATVATGVAEHDDAGEVRPAQSPASEPLPHPASG; the protein is encoded by the coding sequence ATGCACAACTCCTCTCTTCCGGCCTGCCCGTCTTCGGGCGGCCCCCGCACGGGCTCCGGCGTCTCCGTCGGCCGCGGGCTCGTCTACGTCACCGTCGCGGCCGTCGCCTGGGGCACGTCCGGGGCGACGGCGGCCCTCGTCTTCGACAGCAGCGGGCTCGGCCCGCTGGCGCTCACCTTCTGGCGCACGTTCGGCGGCTTCCTCCTGATGCTGGCGGTCCTGGCCGTGCGCCGCGCCCCCAGGCGGCAGGCCGCCCCGGGCCCGTACGAGCCGAAGGGCCGCAGGGTCGTCCGAGCCCTGGTCGTCGGCGCGGGGTTCACCGTCTTCCAGGCGGCGTACTTCGCGGCGGTCGACGGGACCGGCATAGCGGTCGGCACCGTCGTCACGCTCGGGGCCGCGCCCGTCATGGTGGCGCTCGGCAGCCGGCTGCTCATGGGCGAACGCCTCGGCGCGGGCGGCCGGGTGGCGGTCGCGGGCGCCCTCGCCGGGCTGGCCGTGCTGATGCTCGGAGGTGACGGCACGGGCGAGGTGCGCCCGGCCGGAGTGGCCATGGGGCTGCTGTCGGGCGCCGGCTACGCGCTGCTCACCGTCGCCACCCGGTACTTCGGCGGCCGGGGCCGGGGCACCGACCCCTTCACCACCACGTTGACCTCCCTCGGCGTGGGCACGGTCTGCGTCCTGCCCCTCGCGCTCGCCGAGGGCCTGTGGCCGCGCGCCCACGAACTGGGGCGCACCGTGGGGCTGCTGGCGTATCTGGTGACGGTGCCGACGGTGCTGGCCTACGGGCTGTTCTTCGCCGGGCTCGTGGCGGTGCGCGGCACGACGGTGACGGTGATCACCCTGCTGGAGCCCGTCACGGCGGCGGCCCTCGCGGTCGCCTTCCTCGGCGAGCACCTGACCACCGCGACGGCCGTGGGCACGGCCGTGCTGCTGAGCGCGGTGGTCGCGCTGGCCTGGGCGGAGACGCGCGGCACGGCGGCCTCCGTGCCGGTGGCGGGCGGAGGTCCCGTGACGCCTGAGCCTGCCGGGGCAACGGTGGCGACGGGGGTGGCGGAGCACGATGACGCCGGCGAGGTGAGGCCCGCCCAGAGCCCCGCCTCCGAGCCGCTGCCCCACCCGGCGTCCGGCTGA
- a CDS encoding EamA family transporter encodes MRQTDNRISGLGLALVSALAFGGSGVAAKPLIEAGLDPLHVVWLRVTGAALVLLPVAWRHRNLLTRRPALLAGFGLLAVAGVQACYFAAISRIPVGVALLVEYLAPALVLGWVRFVQRRPVSRAAALGVLLAAGGLACVVQVWSGLSFDAIGLLLALGAACCQVGYFVLADHGSDGDEPADPVGVIAYGLLFGALLLTAVARPWNVDWPVLAGSASMNGTRLPALALLGWIVLVATVAAYLTGVVSVRRLSPQVAGVVACLEAVIATVLAWVLLGEHLAAPQIAGGLVVLLGAFIAQSSTPKAASGAPVAATEGVRPAAGPERELSGGNHWA; translated from the coding sequence ATGCGGCAGACTGACAACAGGATTTCCGGACTGGGCCTCGCCCTGGTGTCCGCGCTGGCGTTCGGCGGATCGGGCGTCGCGGCCAAGCCCCTGATCGAGGCGGGCCTGGACCCCCTGCACGTGGTGTGGTTGCGCGTGACCGGCGCCGCGTTGGTCCTGCTGCCCGTCGCCTGGCGCCACCGCAACCTGCTCACGCGCCGCCCGGCGCTGCTCGCCGGCTTCGGCCTGCTGGCCGTCGCGGGCGTCCAGGCCTGCTACTTCGCCGCGATATCCCGCATTCCGGTCGGCGTGGCCCTGCTCGTCGAATACCTGGCCCCGGCGCTGGTGCTCGGCTGGGTGCGCTTCGTCCAGCGCCGGCCGGTCAGCCGGGCCGCCGCCCTCGGCGTGCTCCTCGCCGCCGGCGGGCTCGCCTGCGTCGTCCAGGTGTGGTCCGGCCTGAGCTTCGACGCGATCGGACTGCTCCTGGCCCTGGGCGCGGCCTGCTGCCAGGTGGGCTACTTCGTCCTCGCCGACCACGGCAGCGACGGCGACGAGCCGGCCGACCCGGTCGGTGTCATCGCCTACGGCCTCCTCTTCGGCGCCCTTCTGCTGACCGCCGTGGCACGCCCCTGGAACGTGGACTGGCCGGTGCTCGCCGGCAGCGCGTCCATGAACGGCACCCGCCTGCCGGCGCTGGCGCTGCTCGGCTGGATCGTCCTGGTCGCGACCGTGGCCGCCTACCTCACCGGCGTGGTGTCCGTGCGTCGCCTCTCCCCGCAGGTGGCCGGCGTGGTCGCCTGCCTGGAGGCGGTCATCGCCACCGTGCTGGCGTGGGTGCTGCTCGGGGAGCACCTCGCCGCGCCGCAGATCGCCGGCGGGCTCGTGGTGCTGCTGGGCGCGTTCATCGCGCAGAGTTCCACGCCCAAGGCGGCGTCCGGGGCGCCGGTGGCCGCGACGGAGGGCGTGCGGCCCGCGGCGGGTCCCGAGAGGGAGTTGTCCGGCGGCAACCACTGGGCCTAG